A DNA window from Pontimonas salivibrio contains the following coding sequences:
- a CDS encoding class I SAM-dependent methyltransferase — protein sequence MKISTHATLSCSIDSAWDALHNPAIFKAVSAPFTVFVESPGLPLPNRFAPNTDYSVSVKAGGIVPLGDQTIHLVDDVTDWSTRSVTDSGHGTSGALGALRDWNHRMSLIARPDGGTDFHDTLHVHAGALTPLLWLGLRVMWSWRALRLRRVTQGLDPAATAAWNQRYFGKSAMWSGKVNPVLEDVLSSRIAGLAIDAGAGEGGDALWLAEQGWRVIALEASSVGIYRGVKEADTHTSTSGGALDIDWRVWDLQKAWPVEPGSADAVSLQFIHTDPTARQRIWAHAVDAVAPGGTLLIVGHDPKDAEAGIPRPPADMCFTEDELCEAIPSHWSTVSTRVVSREQTIGGSAVQVHDIVLEATR from the coding sequence ATGAAGATTTCCACCCACGCCACCCTTTCTTGTTCCATCGATAGCGCGTGGGATGCCCTTCATAATCCCGCGATTTTTAAAGCCGTATCAGCGCCCTTCACCGTTTTTGTCGAGAGTCCCGGCTTACCGTTGCCGAATCGTTTCGCCCCGAACACCGACTACTCGGTGTCGGTGAAAGCAGGCGGCATTGTGCCTCTGGGTGACCAAACTATTCACCTCGTCGACGACGTGACCGATTGGTCCACGCGCTCTGTCACCGATAGTGGGCACGGAACATCCGGCGCTCTGGGCGCCCTTCGTGATTGGAATCACCGGATGAGTCTGATCGCACGGCCCGACGGCGGTACCGACTTTCACGACACTCTCCATGTTCACGCTGGAGCGCTGACTCCCCTGCTGTGGTTGGGCCTTCGGGTGATGTGGTCGTGGCGGGCACTTCGACTGCGGCGTGTGACACAGGGATTAGATCCGGCGGCTACCGCCGCCTGGAATCAACGCTACTTCGGAAAAAGCGCCATGTGGAGCGGGAAGGTAAACCCCGTTTTAGAGGATGTGTTGTCCTCGCGCATTGCGGGGCTCGCCATTGACGCGGGAGCAGGTGAAGGTGGTGACGCTCTGTGGCTGGCCGAACAGGGCTGGAGGGTGATCGCTCTGGAAGCCTCTTCGGTGGGAATCTACCGCGGGGTGAAAGAAGCCGACACGCACACATCCACATCAGGAGGAGCACTCGACATTGACTGGCGGGTATGGGATTTACAGAAAGCCTGGCCCGTCGAGCCAGGCAGTGCCGATGCGGTGAGCCTCCAGTTCATTCACACCGACCCCACCGCGAGGCAGCGCATCTGGGCTCACGCCGTTGACGCCGTCGCACCGGGAGGAACCCTCCTCATCGTCGGACACGACCCGAAAGATGCCGAGGCAGGTATTCCTCGCCCACCCGCCGACATGTGTTTCACAGAAGATGAGCTGTGTGAGGCAATCCCTTCCCACTGGTCGACTGTGTCAACCCGAGTGGTCTCGCGCGAACAGACCATTGGTGGCTCGGCGGTGCAGGTTCACGACATCGTGTTGGAAGCGACCCGTTAG